From Actinomyces procaprae:
GCGGAGTCGATGTCCGGCATCAAGTCGCGCGCACAGACCTTGAAGACGGATGCGCTCACCTTCAAGGCGAAGATCAAGGACAACCCGGAGTGGGACCACGATCAGGACCTGGTCAACGAGAACAACGGCCTGATCACTACTGCCAACGGCATCCAGGTGGACATGTGGGACGCGGAGCGGACCTGCGCCAACAATATCCGCGCCCTGGACGGCCTGGCGGGCTACCACGCCGACCCCACGGGGGATGACGACATGCTGGGTTACGGATGCTCGGATATTCCCGATGACGCCGAGGGCATGCCCTGGGGCAGCCCGGTGGACCGCCAGGACGCTTGCCCGAAGAAGGCGGGAGTGGCTGTGAAGCGCTTCTTGTGGGACGGGCTGATGTGTGAGGGCCTGGGTGGCATGGTCAACGGCGTGCTGAATCTGGGCGGAGTTGAGTTCGAGGGCTCCAACGGGTTCACCCATGACGGGGACAGGGCTGCGGCCACCTGGCAGGGGCTGGGCATGCTGATCGGGCTGACCTGGGACGAGGACGGGAAGTTCCAGGGCCCGCGGTGGGAAACGCTCGGTAGTGCCTGGAAGGAGACCGGCAAGGGAATCCTGTGCTGGGACCAGTGGGAGGACGATCCGGCCCGTGCCGCAGGTGGAGCTCTATTCAATGTTGTTGTGACCGCATTACCGGTGGTGGGCGTTGCCAGTAAGGTGACGTCTGCTACTTCTACGGCGGGGAAGGTGACGCGTTGGGCTGCGGCTGCGAGCAAGGTCCTGAACTACACGGATCCGCTGGGAATGGTGGTCGATGCGACGTTGGGCAAGATCACCAAGGTTGTGGTGAGCAAGGTTGATCTGGACTTTACTGGTCTTGATCTGCCGTGGCAGAGGGGTACGACGAGTGGCTTCCCGGAGGTGGATGTTGATGTTGATGCCCGTACCGATCTGCCTGGTGTGGGGGTTGACGTTGACGGCGGGGTGCGGAGCCCGCGGGCTCATGCGGACGGGACCAACCAGAGTCCGGATCTGGATGGGGTTGATCTGGGTCGTGGCGACGTGGACGCGTCGGGTGGGCGGCGTGCCCCGGAGGTGGACGCTGCTCCTGACGCGCCCGATGCGCCACATGCCCGCGGTGGTGATGGGGTCGACGCGCCGGAGGGTGGGCGTAGGCCGGATGCCGATGCGACGCCCGACGGTGGCAGGGCTCCCGATGCGGACGTGAGTCCGGACGGGCGCGCTCCCGATGCGGATACACCTGATGGGGCGCGGCGTACGTCTGACGGTGATGCGGCTTCTGATGGCGGCAGGGCCCCCGATGGGCAGGCGCCGGATGGGGCGGATTCGCCGGACGTGAAGGACTCTCCTGATGCCGGGGATGGTACGCCGGACTATGACCCGGACAAGGATGCGTTCAACCAGGAGCACCGGCCCAGCACGGAGCAGACGGTTAAGGTTGATGCTGACAGTCCGCTGGTGCCGAAGGCGACTAAGCCCTTTGGCAAGGGTGTGGACTTGGACCCGAATACCTGTTACGAGGTGGAGGGGCGTGGGAAGTATTACACCGATGGTGCCGGGGAGATTGTGCATGTGGAGGCGGACTCGGCGGTGCAGCGGCAGGGTTGGCTGGGTAGGACCTCCACCACGATGAATCCGGATTTGAAGGATCCGTTGCCGAATGCGACGTATACGGTGGATGGGAAGTTCCACTATACGACTGATGAGTGGGGGCGTACGGTGCGTCTTCAGGTGGATCGTATGGATGTGGCTGATCCTGATGCGACGTATGAGTCGAAGGCGGTGCAGCGGCGGGTTGGCCACTACGGTGATGGCCTGGGTGGTGGCTTCCAGGGTGGCCACCTCGGTGGTAAGCGGTTCGGTGCTCCTCCGGAGGACATCAACGTGGTGCCGATGGCGGAGTCGAAGAACGGTAATCATCCGGGTAGTTTCTACGAGCTGGAGAAGGAGATCGCTAAGAATCCCGATGCGTATCGGAGTATAGACATTACCATTGAGTATGACGGACCGCCGGCGAACGCCGACTCCGTTGCGCGCCTGGGAGACGTCAACCCGGTCGACAGGGTACCGACGAAGTTCACGGTCGATTGGGTCGATGAGAGCGGGACGGTAAAGTCTAGAGAGTTTGGAAACACGAATTTTTGACGGTACGATGTAAGTACAGAGAAGGGTGAAGTCTATGAAGCAAGTGAATCCAGATGAACTGTTAAAGCGTGTGGAGCGTGAGTTTCGGGATTGGTTGGACGAAACGGGTGCGGATAGCGCGAACATAGAAACTAACGGGATCGGCCTTGTGCAGTCGAAGATTGCGTGGCTTGTGCGCGGAGGAGTCAAAGAGTGGGTGAAGATTCCTAGGGAGTTGAGTTCGCCGCAGGGGGATCTTCGTCGTGCGCAGGTTGTTCCTGGTCGTGGGGGCGTGGACGTGGTGCCATTTGTGGATGGATGCTTCTGACGGGGTGTTGCATCAGGAGTGTGATTGGATGCGTGAGCCGGATTTTGGGCCGGTTCCGGCTGGTGCGGGTGAGTATGCGATTGAGCTGGACATCTATCCGCGTGATCCTGAGTATATTCCGGAGTGGTTGGCTGAGCGTGCTGCTGCGTATGAAAAGCGCAAGGAGCGTAATGCTCGTCGTCGTGAGGCCGCGTCGTCGTAAGCGTGAGCAGGAGCGCGGTGACTGAGTAGTTTGGGTCGTCAGTCTGC
This genomic window contains:
- a CDS encoding DNA/RNA non-specific endonuclease produces the protein MATPFDETKIPAVDFDVESLSTAATNLKTKAGDLRTTGSDVKTKWAGIQNVYKAPEQENLYAAMDPVATNTDTLATALESMAGYLSTFAESMSGIKSRAQTLKTDALTFKAKIKDNPEWDHDQDLVNENNGLITTANGIQVDMWDAERTCANNIRALDGLAGYHADPTGDDDMLGYGCSDIPDDAEGMPWGSPVDRQDACPKKAGVAVKRFLWDGLMCEGLGGMVNGVLNLGGVEFEGSNGFTHDGDRAAATWQGLGMLIGLTWDEDGKFQGPRWETLGSAWKETGKGILCWDQWEDDPARAAGGALFNVVVTALPVVGVASKVTSATSTAGKVTRWAAAASKVLNYTDPLGMVVDATLGKITKVVVSKVDLDFTGLDLPWQRGTTSGFPEVDVDVDARTDLPGVGVDVDGGVRSPRAHADGTNQSPDLDGVDLGRGDVDASGGRRAPEVDAAPDAPDAPHARGGDGVDAPEGGRRPDADATPDGGRAPDADVSPDGRAPDADTPDGARRTSDGDAASDGGRAPDGQAPDGADSPDVKDSPDAGDGTPDYDPDKDAFNQEHRPSTEQTVKVDADSPLVPKATKPFGKGVDLDPNTCYEVEGRGKYYTDGAGEIVHVEADSAVQRQGWLGRTSTTMNPDLKDPLPNATYTVDGKFHYTTDEWGRTVRLQVDRMDVADPDATYESKAVQRRVGHYGDGLGGGFQGGHLGGKRFGAPPEDINVVPMAESKNGNHPGSFYELEKEIAKNPDAYRSIDITIEYDGPPANADSVARLGDVNPVDRVPTKFTVDWVDESGTVKSREFGNTNF